From a region of the Rathayibacter sp. VKM Ac-2804 genome:
- a CDS encoding HNH endonuclease: MAAGIPGRTTAAHRRNVKNLKQVTREHNLPCALCGEPIDTYLDWRDPQAFAYDHKKSRIAYPELADDPANGQPSHSLCNKNKGAGDQKPGLGDPGRVW, encoded by the coding sequence ATGGCTGCTGGCATCCCCGGCCGCACGACCGCCGCGCACCGCCGCAACGTCAAGAACCTCAAGCAGGTCACCCGCGAACACAACCTGCCCTGCGCGCTCTGCGGCGAGCCGATCGACACCTACCTCGACTGGCGAGACCCGCAGGCCTTCGCATACGACCACAAGAAGTCGCGCATCGCCTATCCCGAGCTCGCCGACGATCCCGCGAACGGCCAGCCGTCGCACTCCCTCTGCAACAAGAACAAGGGCGCCGGCGACCAAAAGCCTGGTCTGGGCGATCCGGGAAGGGTCTGGTAG